A stretch of the Methanobacterium veterum genome encodes the following:
- a CDS encoding Rossmann-fold NAD(P)-binding domain-containing protein — MKKSKEKMLFVTLGGNRYEDTLDSMSKEIEEKGGNVIKTIAITKTNNKTEADIANEINQINI, encoded by the coding sequence ATGAAGAAATCAAAGGAAAAGATGTTATTTGTAACCCTCGGCGGAAATAGATATGAAGATACACTTGATTCAATGAGTAAAGAAATTGAAGAAAAAGGCGGTAACGTAATTAAAACTATTGCAATAACAAAAACAAACAATAAAACTGAAGCAGATATTGCAAATGAAATAAATCAGATTAACATTTAA
- the carA gene encoding glutamine-hydrolyzing carbamoyl-phosphate synthase small subunit — MVREAKLALEDGTIFKGESFGFETTKTGEVVFATGMTGYVESLTDPSYKGQILMNTYPLQGNYGISDEWFQSNGIKAEGFIVRDESQHPSHSHSQKSLSEFLSDYKIPGISGVDTRALTIKIREHGTMKGALTTEDISDAELLDIANHQPDIEEIDLVDQVCVDKPVIYGEGFKRRVAIVDCGIKNNSINALLKRETGVVVLPYKTDYKEVLDYDPDGILVSSGPGDPTRVKDAIENVRKLSERLPVFGICLGQQIIGLAFGAKIYKMKFGHRGINQPIMDLRTDKVSITSQNHGFTLDPESIEKTPLKMTQVNLNDGTPEGIEHEELSVSSVQYHPEAGPGPHDTDYTFDRFIKTIKEY, encoded by the coding sequence ATGGTAAGGGAAGCAAAATTAGCTTTGGAAGACGGAACAATATTTAAAGGAGAAAGTTTTGGTTTTGAAACTACAAAAACTGGGGAAGTAGTTTTTGCTACAGGAATGACTGGATATGTAGAATCACTTACAGATCCCTCATATAAAGGTCAAATACTAATGAATACTTATCCTCTTCAGGGAAATTATGGAATCTCTGACGAGTGGTTCCAATCAAATGGAATAAAGGCAGAAGGATTCATAGTAAGGGATGAAAGCCAGCATCCATCACACAGCCACTCCCAAAAAAGCCTTTCAGAATTTTTAAGCGACTATAAAATTCCAGGAATAAGTGGAGTTGACACAAGAGCACTTACAATAAAGATCAGAGAACACGGAACCATGAAAGGAGCACTTACAACTGAAGACATATCTGATGCTGAACTGCTGGATATTGCAAACCATCAACCAGATATAGAAGAAATAGATCTTGTAGATCAGGTTTGTGTGGACAAGCCTGTAATTTATGGGGAAGGTTTCAAAAGAAGGGTAGCTATTGTTGACTGTGGAATAAAAAATAACAGTATAAATGCATTACTCAAAAGAGAAACTGGAGTAGTTGTTTTACCGTATAAAACTGATTATAAAGAAGTTCTTGATTACGACCCAGATGGAATACTTGTATCAAGCGGCCCTGGAGACCCCACAAGGGTAAAAGATGCTATAGAAAATGTAAGAAAATTGTCTGAAAGACTTCCTGTTTTTGGAATATGTCTTGGACAGCAGATAATAGGTCTTGCATTTGGGGCCAAGATATACAAGATGAAGTTTGGTCACAGGGGAATAAATCAACCAATAATGGATCTACGAACTGATAAAGTTTCTATAACTTCTCAAAATCATGGGTTTACACTTGATCCAGAATCGATTGAAAAAACCCCTCTTAAAATGACTCAAGTGAATCTAAACGATGGTACGCCTGAAGGAATTGAACATGAGGAACTTTCAGTTTCAAGTGTACAGTACCATCCCGAAGCAGGTCCTGGACCTCACGATACAGATTATACATTTGATAGGTTCATTAAAACAATAAAAGAATATTAA
- the carB gene encoding carbamoyl-phosphate synthase large subunit, translated as MPKDHDIKKVLIIGSGPIQIGQAAEFDYSGSQACESLRAEGIETVLVNSNPATIQTDVDMADRVYVEPLTPEIVAKIIEKEKPDAILPTMGGQTGLNVATGLEEIGALKGVKVIGSSVETIRNVEDRELFDEFMKKLNEPVPKARAVDTLEGALKAVEEIGYPVIVRPAFTLGGTGGGVAHNEEELREVASRGLDMSYIGQVLIDQSVMGWKEFEYEVMRDKNDTCIIVCNMENIDPMGIHTGESIVVAPSQTLSDDDNQRLRNASIKIIRALKIQGGCNIQFAVHPVTGEYKVIEVNPRVSRSSALASKATGYPIAKISSKIAIGMTLDEIRNDITKETPASFEPSIDYVVAKIPRWPFDKFKGINRQIGIQMKSTGEVMAIGRTIEESLHKAIRSLDIGRYGFDDVEFNEDSLENATDKRIFQVYAALKSGVSIEEIKKITKIDEFFLYKILNIINFEKELNKDTISDPFLLKKAKRMGFSDKKLSQITGMHEKQIMTLRKENGIIPTYKMVDTCAAEFEAKTPYYYGTYEQFDEVDVSDNKKVIILGAGPIRIGQGIEFDYCCVHGAMALKDEGIETIVVNNNPETVSTDYDISNKLYFEPLTLEDVMNIVNKENPYGVVVQFGGQTSINLAVPLAEEGVRILGTPYESIDRVEDREQFTKVLDRLGIPQADFGIAHSFEDAKAAAERIGFPVLVRPSYVLGGRAMEIVYDNTELEEYMKEAVKISPEHPILVDKFLEDAIEVDVDALCDGEDVFIGGIMEHIEEAGVHSGDSACVIPPQTIPDEVIETIKDYTRKLALELDVVGLMNIQYAVKDDGNPKVYILEANPRASRTVPFVSKAVGVPIAKIAAKLMVGCKLKDLGLVDMVKIDHVAVKESVFPFIKLPESDAILGPEMKSTGESMGIDENFGVSYYKSQLSAGMELPTEGKLFISVKDADKTKILDIVQKAEELGFELVATRGTAKAVEDHVKIGRIKKISQGSPNIKEAMVNGEIDLIINTPSGKQSADDGYFIRRMAIELGIPYVTTLAGARAALTAIEKVKGDEIGVKSLNEYHHLVS; from the coding sequence ATGCCGAAGGATCATGACATAAAAAAAGTTCTTATCATTGGATCAGGGCCAATTCAAATAGGTCAAGCAGCCGAATTTGATTACTCTGGCTCTCAAGCGTGTGAATCCCTCCGGGCAGAGGGAATTGAAACTGTACTTGTAAATAGCAATCCTGCAACAATTCAAACAGATGTAGATATGGCCGATAGGGTGTATGTTGAACCACTAACTCCAGAAATTGTTGCAAAAATCATAGAAAAAGAAAAACCAGATGCAATTTTACCAACAATGGGTGGACAGACAGGTTTAAATGTCGCAACTGGACTTGAAGAAATAGGTGCTCTTAAAGGTGTTAAGGTAATAGGTTCATCAGTAGAAACCATACGAAATGTAGAAGATCGTGAACTTTTCGATGAATTTATGAAAAAACTCAATGAACCTGTACCAAAAGCAAGAGCTGTAGATACACTGGAAGGGGCATTAAAAGCAGTTGAAGAGATTGGATACCCTGTTATTGTCAGGCCTGCATTTACTCTTGGAGGTACTGGTGGTGGAGTAGCTCATAATGAAGAGGAATTACGGGAAGTCGCATCCCGTGGGCTCGATATGAGTTATATTGGTCAGGTGCTCATTGATCAATCCGTAATGGGCTGGAAAGAATTTGAATATGAAGTTATGCGTGATAAAAACGATACATGCATAATTGTGTGTAACATGGAAAACATTGACCCTATGGGGATACACACTGGGGAAAGTATTGTTGTCGCTCCTTCACAGACTTTAAGTGACGACGACAACCAGAGACTTAGAAATGCATCCATCAAAATAATAAGGGCTCTGAAAATTCAGGGAGGATGTAATATACAGTTTGCTGTACATCCTGTAACTGGTGAATATAAAGTAATTGAAGTGAATCCTAGGGTAAGTAGAAGCAGTGCATTGGCTTCCAAGGCAACTGGATATCCTATAGCTAAGATATCTTCTAAAATTGCCATTGGAATGACCCTTGATGAAATCAGAAACGATATTACTAAGGAGACACCTGCTTCTTTTGAACCTTCTATTGATTATGTTGTTGCTAAAATACCCCGATGGCCCTTTGATAAATTCAAAGGTATAAACCGGCAGATTGGAATCCAGATGAAGTCTACTGGGGAAGTTATGGCAATAGGGCGAACAATTGAGGAGTCTCTCCATAAAGCCATAAGATCTCTTGATATTGGGCGATATGGATTCGACGATGTGGAATTCAATGAGGATTCACTTGAAAATGCTACTGATAAACGGATATTTCAGGTGTATGCGGCTCTTAAATCCGGCGTAAGCATTGAAGAGATAAAGAAGATCACTAAAATTGACGAATTTTTCCTTTATAAAATATTAAATATCATTAATTTTGAAAAAGAATTAAACAAAGACACTATTTCTGATCCATTTTTGCTGAAAAAAGCAAAAAGAATGGGTTTTTCAGATAAAAAACTTTCTCAAATTACTGGAATGCATGAAAAACAGATAATGACTTTAAGGAAAGAAAATGGAATCATCCCAACCTATAAAATGGTTGATACATGTGCTGCTGAATTTGAGGCAAAAACTCCTTATTATTATGGTACTTATGAGCAGTTCGATGAAGTAGATGTTTCAGATAATAAAAAAGTTATTATACTCGGTGCTGGACCTATACGAATTGGGCAAGGTATAGAATTTGATTATTGCTGTGTACATGGTGCAATGGCACTTAAAGATGAAGGAATAGAAACTATAGTTGTAAATAACAACCCTGAAACAGTCAGTACTGATTATGATATTTCAAATAAACTTTATTTTGAACCCCTTACTTTAGAAGACGTTATGAATATCGTCAATAAGGAAAATCCTTATGGGGTAGTTGTACAGTTTGGTGGTCAGACATCTATTAATCTTGCTGTACCTCTTGCAGAGGAAGGAGTAAGAATATTAGGTACTCCTTATGAAAGTATAGATCGTGTAGAGGACCGTGAACAATTTACAAAGGTTTTAGATCGCCTTGGAATTCCACAGGCAGATTTTGGTATTGCTCATTCATTTGAAGATGCTAAAGCTGCTGCAGAGAGAATAGGGTTCCCTGTACTGGTCCGTCCGTCATACGTACTGGGTGGGCGAGCTATGGAAATAGTTTACGATAACACCGAACTTGAAGAATACATGAAAGAAGCTGTAAAAATTTCGCCAGAACATCCTATCCTTGTAGATAAATTCCTTGAAGATGCAATTGAAGTGGATGTGGACGCCCTGTGCGACGGCGAAGATGTATTCATCGGCGGAATAATGGAACACATAGAAGAAGCCGGAGTACACTCTGGAGATTCAGCATGTGTTATACCGCCACAAACTATTCCTGATGAGGTCATAGAAACCATTAAAGATTACACAAGGAAACTCGCACTTGAACTGGATGTAGTTGGGCTTATGAATATCCAGTATGCGGTAAAAGATGATGGAAATCCTAAAGTTTATATTTTGGAGGCAAATCCACGTGCAAGCCGAACCGTTCCATTTGTCAGTAAGGCTGTTGGAGTGCCAATTGCAAAAATAGCGGCTAAACTGATGGTTGGTTGTAAACTTAAAGATTTAGGTCTTGTAGATATGGTCAAAATTGACCATGTGGCTGTTAAAGAGTCTGTATTTCCATTTATCAAACTTCCAGAATCTGATGCAATACTTGGGCCTGAAATGAAGTCAACCGGGGAAAGCATGGGAATTGATGAGAACTTTGGTGTTTCATACTATAAATCTCAGCTTTCAGCAGGTATGGAACTTCCAACCGAAGGTAAACTGTTTATAAGTGTAAAAGATGCTGATAAAACTAAAATCCTTGACATAGTTCAAAAAGCAGAAGAACTTGGTTTTGAGCTTGTAGCAACAAGAGGAACTGCAAAAGCAGTTGAAGACCATGTAAAGATTGGAAGAATTAAAAAAATCAGCCAGGGTTCTCCAAATATAAAAGAAGCAATGGTAAATGGTGAAATAGATCTTATAATAAATACTCCTTCTGGTAAGCAGTCTGCAGATGACGGCTATTTCATAAGGCGAATGGCAATTGAACTTGGAATACCATATGTTACAACACTTGCGGGAGCTCGTGCCGCACTTACTGCCATTGAAAAGGTTAAAGGCGATGAAATAGGGGTAAAATCATTGAATGAATACCATCATCTTGTAAGTTAA
- a CDS encoding helix-turn-helix transcriptional regulator yields the protein MAPEDIFELYEEIKEDLKFITSSDIRAKIIISLKEGPKKLGDLKNEVHMRSSSILHSMSQLETKNLITREFQSYSLSQTGEMAATVLIDMVNSFYLIKENENFWLNHDINEIPEDLMGKIDDLSGFKIITFPDFSKQSPFKELLLDSKVIKGIISPLIIYDELEVVNKKEDIHLILVNNNSNEVIEKLKVQDISITENIKLWKINGNLKLILIVTDNFILLNLPQVLKNDSSSYLISETEESIEWGNKLFNYYLNQAEELNI from the coding sequence ATGGCTCCAGAGGATATTTTCGAACTCTATGAAGAAATAAAGGAGGATTTAAAGTTTATAACTTCCTCTGATATTCGAGCGAAAATAATCATAAGTTTAAAAGAAGGACCCAAGAAGCTAGGTGATCTAAAAAATGAAGTCCATATGAGATCCTCTTCTATTTTACACAGCATGAGCCAGTTAGAAACTAAAAATCTCATAACTAGAGAATTCCAAAGTTATTCACTATCACAAACCGGAGAAATGGCAGCAACCGTTCTTATAGACATGGTAAATTCGTTCTATTTAATTAAAGAAAATGAAAATTTCTGGTTGAACCATGACATAAATGAAATTCCAGAGGATTTAATGGGAAAAATTGATGATTTAAGTGGTTTTAAAATCATAACCTTTCCAGATTTTTCTAAGCAATCCCCATTTAAAGAGCTGCTTTTAGATTCTAAAGTCATAAAAGGGATTATTTCCCCTTTAATTATCTATGATGAACTTGAAGTAGTAAATAAAAAAGAAGATATACATCTCATTTTAGTTAATAATAACTCAAATGAGGTTATTGAAAAATTGAAGGTTCAAGATATATCCATAACAGAAAATATTAAGCTATGGAAAATAAATGGGAATTTAAAATTAATTTTAATTGTTACAGATAACTTCATATTGTTGAATTTACCCCAAGTACTAAAAAATGATTCTAGCAGTTATTTAATTAGTGAAACTGAAGAATCAATTGAATGGGGAAATAAATTATTCAATTACTATCTTAACCAGGCTGAAGAATTGAATATTTAA
- a CDS encoding UPF0146 family protein — protein MWKDFAQYIINNYSNAEKIVEVGAGKFHKVASILEENLNSSIVMTDIKPSHGKIIKDNICNPDLKIYGGSSLIYSIRPQPELMPHLIVVAEKIGADLIIKPFSTDLVNSSKMKLINYKRATFYKASYK, from the coding sequence ATGTGGAAAGATTTTGCTCAGTATATCATTAACAATTATAGTAACGCAGAGAAGATAGTCGAAGTAGGTGCTGGAAAGTTCCATAAAGTTGCCTCGATTCTGGAAGAAAACCTCAACTCATCTATTGTCATGACAGATATTAAACCTTCTCATGGGAAAATAATCAAAGATAATATTTGTAATCCTGACTTAAAAATATATGGTGGATCATCTCTTATTTATTCTATAAGGCCCCAGCCAGAATTGATGCCCCACCTTATTGTAGTTGCAGAAAAAATTGGTGCCGACCTTATAATAAAACCATTTTCTACAGACTTGGTAAATTCCAGCAAAATGAAACTTATAAATTATAAAAGGGCAACTTTTTACAAGGCATCTTATAAATAA
- a CDS encoding calcium-transporting P-type ATPase, PMR1-type: protein MKWQKSSVDETLKTLNSDANKGLAEEEAKKRNLKFGLNELVEKEKPGPIRLFLGQFKEILIVILIFAAIAAYYVGDAIDAIVILIVVVINAVVGFIQEYRAEKAMEKLKGLISNEAVVIRDGKKQKIPAKNLTPGDIVVIEEGDNIPADLRLIQSFDLRVDESALTGESVPAKKHSEIVEVEEETGNLVFMDTDVSLGRGKGVVVAVGMETEIGKIAELIQEEDEDTPLHQKIGRLGRNLGILALVVCSVVFVLQYLQGLPIIDTFLTAISLAVAAVPEGLPAILTLTLALGMQRMAKSNAIVRKLLAVETLGSCNVICTDKTGTLTKNKMTVRETRITAPEKAFEISALCNNAVLNEGKLIGDPTDGAILAYAEENGYTRSELEKIHPRLLEIPLDSVRKRMTTVNDFNGTNYVLVKGAPEIVLDKCMWIEKDARPQKLAKQDKDIILNDLKDMTGKALRVLALAYKKLTPAEQDLDSIDKDKLEENLVFVGLVGMMDPPRQEAKEAVATCMKAGIRVVMITGDHEDTAAAIGKEIGILTEGKVLTGSELDKLSDAEFKDMVDDIQVYARVFPEQKVRIVEALKEKGNITSMTGDGVNDAPALKRAAIGVAMGSGTDVAKESADMLLQDDNFATIVKAVKEGRIIFDNIRRFVRFQLSTNIGAILTITSASILSLPVPFNPIQVLWINIIMDGPPAQSLGVEPPEKNVMERAPLKEEIIPRKNLLKIAIAGVVMTVGTLVLYYLELVNGAGTLKATTIAFTVFVMFQIFNVFNCRAEKFSNFSNKFLVVAIGLSFLLQLAVIYIPFLQGVFRTTALSLIDWAAILIVACLIFVSDWLVERFMK from the coding sequence ATGAAATGGCAAAAGTCAAGTGTAGATGAAACGTTGAAGACGCTCAATTCAGATGCAAATAAAGGTTTAGCTGAGGAAGAAGCTAAAAAACGTAACCTTAAATTTGGACTGAATGAACTAGTCGAAAAAGAGAAACCTGGCCCAATACGTCTTTTTTTAGGGCAGTTTAAAGAAATACTTATAGTTATACTTATATTTGCAGCTATAGCTGCATATTATGTAGGAGATGCAATTGATGCGATTGTTATCCTGATTGTTGTTGTAATAAATGCAGTTGTTGGATTTATACAGGAATATAGGGCCGAAAAAGCCATGGAAAAGCTTAAAGGTCTTATTTCTAATGAAGCAGTCGTTATCAGGGATGGGAAAAAACAAAAAATACCTGCCAAAAATTTAACGCCAGGAGATATTGTTGTTATAGAAGAAGGAGACAACATTCCTGCAGATTTAAGGTTAATACAAAGTTTTGATTTAAGAGTAGACGAATCAGCGCTTACTGGAGAATCAGTCCCTGCTAAAAAACACTCCGAAATTGTTGAAGTTGAAGAAGAAACCGGTAATTTAGTCTTTATGGATACTGATGTGTCTTTAGGTAGAGGAAAGGGTGTTGTAGTTGCAGTTGGTATGGAAACTGAAATCGGGAAAATAGCAGAATTAATACAGGAAGAAGATGAGGACACCCCACTACATCAAAAAATAGGACGCCTTGGAAGGAATTTAGGAATTCTCGCGCTGGTAGTCTGTTCAGTGGTATTTGTTTTACAGTACCTGCAGGGACTTCCAATAATTGATACATTTTTAACAGCGATTTCTTTAGCAGTTGCAGCGGTTCCAGAAGGCCTTCCTGCAATTTTAACACTTACACTTGCTCTTGGAATGCAGAGGATGGCAAAAAGCAATGCAATTGTTAGAAAACTCCTTGCAGTTGAAACTTTAGGGTCATGTAATGTCATATGTACCGATAAAACTGGTACACTTACCAAAAATAAGATGACAGTGAGGGAAACACGCATAACTGCCCCTGAAAAAGCCTTTGAAATTTCTGCATTGTGTAACAATGCGGTCTTAAATGAAGGCAAGCTCATAGGCGACCCTACTGATGGGGCAATATTAGCCTATGCTGAAGAAAATGGGTATACGAGGTCTGAACTTGAAAAAATACATCCAAGACTGCTTGAAATCCCGCTTGACAGCGTTAGAAAACGGATGACAACTGTGAATGATTTCAATGGAACCAATTATGTCCTGGTCAAAGGAGCTCCCGAAATCGTTTTGGACAAATGTATGTGGATTGAAAAAGATGCACGACCTCAAAAACTTGCCAAACAAGATAAAGATATCATATTAAATGATCTAAAGGACATGACCGGTAAGGCCCTCCGTGTTTTAGCTCTTGCATACAAAAAACTAACACCTGCAGAACAAGATCTGGATAGTATTGATAAAGATAAATTAGAAGAGAACCTTGTTTTCGTTGGTTTAGTTGGAATGATGGACCCACCACGACAGGAAGCTAAAGAAGCAGTTGCAACCTGTATGAAAGCAGGAATTAGAGTTGTAATGATAACAGGAGACCATGAAGACACTGCCGCCGCCATAGGGAAAGAAATTGGAATTCTTACAGAGGGTAAAGTTCTTACAGGTTCAGAGCTTGATAAACTCAGTGATGCCGAATTCAAAGATATGGTTGATGATATACAGGTTTATGCAAGGGTTTTCCCTGAACAAAAAGTTAGAATTGTAGAAGCCCTTAAAGAAAAAGGCAACATCACATCAATGACTGGAGACGGTGTAAACGATGCCCCTGCTCTTAAAAGGGCAGCCATTGGAGTTGCCATGGGAAGCGGTACTGATGTCGCTAAAGAGTCCGCAGATATGCTTTTACAGGACGATAACTTTGCCACTATTGTTAAAGCCGTTAAAGAAGGACGTATAATATTTGATAACATCAGAAGATTTGTCAGGTTCCAGCTTTCAACCAACATAGGAGCCATACTCACCATTACTTCTGCATCGATCCTGAGCCTTCCAGTTCCATTTAACCCCATTCAGGTTTTATGGATAAATATTATCATGGACGGCCCACCAGCGCAATCCCTTGGAGTTGAGCCTCCTGAAAAGAATGTTATGGAACGTGCCCCACTAAAAGAAGAGATAATACCTCGGAAAAACTTGCTTAAAATAGCCATTGCAGGAGTTGTAATGACTGTAGGAACACTGGTACTCTACTATTTAGAGCTTGTAAATGGGGCAGGTACTTTAAAAGCTACAACAATAGCATTTACTGTGTTTGTTATGTTCCAGATATTTAACGTGTTTAACTGCAGGGCAGAGAAGTTCTCAAACTTCTCAAACAAGTTCCTGGTTGTAGCAATTGGACTGTCATTCTTACTGCAGCTAGCCGTTATATACATTCCATTCCTACAGGGCGTATTTAGAACAACTGCACTGTCACTTATTGACTGGGCTGCAATTTTAATAGTTGCCTGCTTAATTTTCGTAAGCGACTGGCTAGTTGAGAGGTTTATGAAATGA
- the rimI gene encoding ribosomal protein S18-alanine N-acetyltransferase: MIIREFKRPDIKRVLEIEMESFKDPYPASIIIDIYNLGAGFLVAQQDNIVVGYIIFWIRYEDEGHIISIAVDKNYRRKGVGAELVSYAVDIFKKCNVREIKLEVRVGNRGARKFYTKLGFKESKICEGYYEDGEDAVIMKKAVQNS, encoded by the coding sequence ATGATAATAAGAGAATTTAAACGTCCAGATATTAAAAGAGTCCTTGAAATTGAAATGGAATCATTTAAGGATCCTTATCCAGCAAGTATTATTATAGATATTTATAATTTAGGGGCAGGATTTTTAGTTGCCCAACAAGATAATATTGTTGTGGGATATATTATATTTTGGATCAGATATGAAGATGAAGGTCATATAATTTCAATTGCAGTGGATAAAAATTACAGAAGAAAAGGTGTAGGTGCAGAACTTGTAAGCTATGCTGTAGATATCTTCAAAAAATGCAATGTAAGAGAAATTAAACTAGAAGTTAGAGTTGGAAATAGGGGAGCAAGAAAATTCTACACTAAATTAGGTTTTAAGGAAAGTAAAATCTGTGAAGGTTATTATGAGGACGGTGAAGATGCCGTAATCATGAAAAAAGCCGTTCAAAATTCTTAG
- the cobK gene encoding precorrin-6A reductase, whose product MNVMVMAGTKDAANIIKTLSSIEKFKILATTTTSYGADIAKAAGADEVISKGLTLDELVEVIETNNISILIDATHPFAAIATYNAIKSSNITGTKYLRFERPLEDLKENGLIHEVSSFEEAALKSKELTKGRVLHLAGVSTLKPIIEKIDSSRLFARVLPSVNSIQKCIDLGIKQENIIAMQGVFSKKFNKTLFEEYNISLIITKESGETGGTLSKISAAVEFGIDIVLVTRPKVAELENKDIFTDLDEIVDFILKIT is encoded by the coding sequence ATGAATGTAATGGTAATGGCAGGTACAAAAGATGCTGCAAATATAATAAAAACGTTAAGCAGCATAGAAAAGTTCAAAATACTTGCCACAACCACTACTTCTTATGGTGCAGATATTGCAAAAGCTGCAGGTGCAGATGAAGTAATTTCTAAAGGGCTTACACTAGACGAGCTGGTAGAAGTAATTGAAACAAACAACATATCTATTTTAATAGATGCTACTCACCCATTTGCTGCAATTGCAACATATAATGCCATAAAATCTTCAAATATAACTGGAACTAAATATTTAAGGTTTGAAAGGCCTTTAGAAGATTTAAAAGAAAATGGTTTGATTCATGAAGTATCCTCATTTGAAGAAGCTGCATTAAAATCCAAAGAACTGACTAAAGGCAGAGTTCTGCACCTTGCAGGGGTTTCAACATTGAAACCCATAATCGAAAAAATTGATTCTTCAAGATTATTTGCAAGGGTACTTCCATCAGTCAATTCTATCCAGAAATGCATTGACCTGGGAATAAAACAGGAAAATATAATAGCAATGCAAGGTGTATTCTCAAAAAAATTCAACAAAACATTATTTGAGGAATATAACATATCCCTCATCATAACAAAAGAAAGTGGAGAAACTGGCGGGACTTTATCAAAAATAAGTGCTGCTGTTGAATTTGGGATTGATATAGTGCTGGTTACTCGCCCAAAAGTTGCAGAACTTGAAAATAAAGATATTTTCACAGATCTAGATGAAATAGTTGATTTCATATTAAAAATTACATAA
- a CDS encoding CARDB domain-containing protein has product MHKIPKKLLSTALAVTFFASIFAFVPSAEAHILIIGDSNNYDEASKVGKVLKDKGYKVLELYKENATTKKIIKGMYNADAVIYAGHGGYQSGNYDGNGGTAKAPFALVGTDNNFIWGIGGQMRLGSNGKLFTAPFKKNIPVILLHTCFSTGWAEDKEVANPTETIYNFAKMFNGAGANYYATGWNGAEIVYDFLNGATSFSDANSKNYERITKYATYNGIQVWRNDHGMSAFVGNWSSKFPTAAQTTAYNDSAAEKWYNSYVISTTSSARPDLTVTSAYKSGGYLYVTVKNQGTAISGACYTRVSYNSYYKDIYTYALKPGESKIYQVSFTYTHGTVSTDYYNTVLESNGNNNVKTF; this is encoded by the coding sequence TTGCATAAAATTCCAAAGAAACTATTAAGCACGGCTTTAGCAGTAACTTTTTTTGCAAGTATTTTTGCATTTGTACCCTCAGCTGAGGCCCATATTTTGATCATAGGGGATTCAAATAATTATGATGAAGCTTCAAAAGTAGGTAAAGTTTTAAAAGATAAAGGGTATAAGGTTTTAGAGCTTTATAAAGAAAACGCCACAACTAAAAAAATTATAAAAGGAATGTACAACGCAGATGCCGTAATTTATGCAGGGCATGGGGGTTATCAGTCTGGTAATTATGATGGAAATGGTGGAACAGCAAAAGCTCCGTTCGCGCTTGTTGGCACAGATAATAATTTTATATGGGGTATAGGGGGCCAAATGCGTCTAGGATCAAATGGAAAACTGTTTACAGCCCCATTTAAAAAGAACATTCCAGTGATTTTGCTGCATACATGTTTTTCAACTGGATGGGCTGAAGATAAAGAAGTTGCAAACCCAACTGAAACAATTTATAACTTTGCGAAGATGTTCAACGGCGCAGGGGCAAATTATTATGCTACTGGCTGGAACGGAGCAGAAATAGTATATGATTTCTTGAACGGTGCAACAAGCTTCTCTGATGCTAACAGTAAAAACTATGAAAGAATAACAAAATATGCAACCTACAATGGCATTCAAGTATGGCGAAATGACCATGGAATGTCTGCTTTCGTTGGTAACTGGAGCAGTAAATTTCCAACTGCTGCTCAAACTACAGCTTACAACGATTCTGCTGCTGAAAAGTGGTATAACAGTTATGTAATAAGTACAACTAGCAGTGCCAGGCCAGATCTTACAGTAACAAGTGCTTATAAATCTGGAGGTTACCTGTATGTAACTGTTAAAAACCAGGGAACAGCCATTTCTGGAGCTTGTTACACAAGGGTATCATACAATAGTTACTACAAAGATATTTATACATATGCTCTTAAACCTGGAGAAAGCAAAATCTACCAAGTTAGTTTTACATACACGCATGGTACAGTTAGCACTGATTATTATAATACTGTTTTGGAGTCAAATGGGAATAATAATGTGAAAACTTTTTAA